The genomic interval TAGATATCCCGGAAAATGTGCCCTTGGTGGTGGCCATGGGGGGCTCTCAGGGGGCTGTAGCTTTGAATAAACTAGTTAGAAGGGCAGCTAGTAGGATTTTGTCCACCGGAGCCTACCTTGTCCACTTAACGGGGAGTCAAGATGAGGACTTTGGGACTTTTTCCCATCCTCGCTACCTGGAGATGCCCTTTTATGATAAAATGGCAGCCTTGTTACAACGGGCCAATCTTGCCATTAGCCGTGCCGGTGCCAGTAGTCTGACTGAATTGGCCATTACCAGGACTCCTTCCATTGTTATCCCCTATCCCTTTGCCGCCGACGACCATCAGTTTTACAATGGACAGGAGTTTGTCAACGCCGGTGCTTCATTGATGTTTCGTCAGGAACACATTACTCCTGAGCTTTTGGCGGAGACTGTCATTTACCTTCTCCAACACCCTGACAAGTTGTCTTATATGGCTCAACGGGCTTCTCTTCTCGCTTCCCCCGACAGTGCTAATATTTTAGCAGAAATTATTTCCCGTTTTGTCTCCTCTTCCTTTCACTAATTCCCCCCTATTTTCCCTTCCCTTTTCTTGGCCATATGAGACTAAAAACAAGTACGATTTGCCTGGCCATTACTGCTGTATTTTTGGCTTTTATTACCTTTTCCCCTAAATTAGCCTCTTTTTTCCTTTCTGCCTTCCCTGATTTATTCCCGAAATCCCTTACAAAATCTCAGCCTATTTTCCCCTTCTCTCCTGGGGAAATCAAAAGGATTAAGCTGCGTCTAGCTGACAACAAGCGTCTAGAATTTGTCAGGATTAGTAATCAACCCCCTCAATGGCAGATGATTTATCCTCAGAATACTAAAGCCAATGATGCTGCTGTTTCCTTCCTTACTAGTTTATTCCCTAATGCCAAAAGGGAGATAGAATTAATTCCCACTCCGCAACAAAGACAAGAATATGGTATCACTTCCTCTTCCCCCACTATCCACGTTTTTCTCCAAAATGGACAACAGTATCGTATTTCTCTTGGCAAATCCAACTTTGACGATACTCAAATCTATGCCGAGGTTGTCTTCCCCGACTCTTCTAGTCAGCCTTCTCGCATTTTCCTTCTTTCAAAGAGTTTTCAATATGCTCTTCAGCGAGATTTTTCTGAGTGGAAACAGCCCCAATAATCTCTCAATTTTCCTTGTTTATTTTTCCTTTCCTCCCAAACAATATTAAAATTTTAATCTCAACAACAAACGGGTATTAAAAATACGCATTTTCTGGGTATCAAATCCAAAATACTATGTCCTTACCTCAAAAAATAACTCAGATTATAATGGCAGTACTAGAATACCAACAGCCCATGGTCTCTGATAGATGAGAGAAACCGTTCGATTTTGTTTTTCTTGGCCACAACATAAATTAAAAAAAATTGACCCGCTACAGATTGATCGGGTACATCTTATGATAGGATTTTAGTAACTCGACGCCTCTTTCACTTTTACATCCAATCACAAAAAACAATATAGTAATGTTAGTAATGGGATGATTTCTTTGAACAGGTAGTCTAGTTGCGAAACTACCCCTAGTTGTTTTCAGAAAACTAAATTCCATTTAACTCCCTCACAAAACCCCTGCAGGAAATAGATGTCCTATTTGATTTTATTATCAATAACGAGGTTTAAATTTTCAAGCTGTTCTGTGTTTTTATCCAGCGATGTTGAGATAAAATCTCAAATAAATGTTTGGTAGGCAACCCCCTCCCAGTCTCGTTCCCCCCCTCCCCCCGCCGGCCCTATTCTAGCAAAAGCAGCGCCTCTTGGGTGTAAAGATTTATAAATTAAGATATAATAAGGGGAAAAAAAGAGCAGAGGGGAAATGGCAAAAAAGAACAATTTTGACTCAAATCAAATAATGTTTAGGACAGACGCGCTACTGTCAGCGGCGTCAAATCGTTATAGAATAACAGTAAAGGTGGCGCAAAGGGCAAAGGAGAGGAGAAGACAGGAGTTGGAAAAGGAAAATGGGGAAGAGTCCATGAAACCAGTAATAAGGGCCATTATAGAGATGTCAGATGAGTTGACTCAACCGGAAATAATAAGCGATGAATGAAAGAGAGTACAACAGGGAAGGAAGTTGGCTAGCAGGGGGGGTTGTATTGCTGCTGACGGGGTTTTTTGTGGTGGTGGGGGGAAAAGAGGGGGTTTTAGCAGAAAGATTAACCCCAGAAACAGTGGCAGAAAGGGTTTATCAACAAATGCCAGAATTGCCTAGGGAAAACCACTATATACAAAAGGAAACGGGTAGGACTGCTACAGAAAATACTCTGATAAGTAGAATGGTAAGATACCACCAATACGTGAAATCTCGCCCCACTGGTTATCGTCTTGACTGGAAGCTGACATTGGCAGACTACCTTGGGAAAAATGAGATAATGGATGAACAACGTTATCCGGGGAGTACAACCCTGACGAAAAATCCCCTGCCAGGTGACAAAGAGGCGATAAGACTACTCACTCGTCAACAGAGGGGAAAACTGGTAGAATTGCTAGTAAGTATTTACAACCCGACTAACAAACCGGAGTATAAACCGCAGTTGCAATCAGACAAAGGAAAACAAGAAACGAGAGAAAAAACCCCCGGCAACCCTACCCCACTGTTGCCCAAACCGGGGGATGCAAAACTTTTGCTGTCTCCCTAGGCTTAGTCGCCACAGTAGAGATAATTGGCATTAACCCAACCCTCCATACCAGTGACACGACGATTAGGGCCACTTACCACTCTAACATAGTACCAGGGGAAATCTCCTGCCAGGTAGTCCACCGTGTTGCCATTGTTTAACCCGGCAACAGACTCACCCCCGGGGGATTTCCTTAAAGCCAGTTGCCCTCTTTTTAATCCTACCACCACACAGTCCCCTCTGCCCCTCCCCTGTCCGGCAAGTCTTACCTGGCTTTCGTGTATGTATCCCATTGTTCCACAGGCGTCTGTTAAATACCACCCCCTATCATACCCGTAAACATTAATATTTACACGACTGGGAATAACACATAGGATTCTCCCATTGGGTACCACTCTAACATTAGAGGGAGGGTCCATTACAAAGGCTGTATCCGCCATGACCGCCTTGGGTGTCATCCCCAGGGAAAAGGCTATACCCAGGCCTACCCCTATTATGCCGCCTCCTAGCCCTCTTTTCATTGCCCCTTTTCTCCTCTTACTCCCTTTCTACCTCTATGATACTCTACCTACTGGGACTTTCCCTTCAAAATTTTGTTTCCTATTTGTTTCTTTTTCCCTACATCTCCTTTACTACAGCCCCTTTCTTTGGTACACTTCCCGGCTAGTGGGCACGGGCACTACCAGTGCTTCCCCCTAGAACCATTTTTGTTGAAATTTATTAGCGAATCACTGCCGTCATCTGCCGTATCCTCTGTCTGTTTAGTCCCTCTTTTTTCGCCTCCAAACCTTGTACCCCCCCTTTACCGACCTATTGCACTTTTTCCTGTTCCGGTATATTTGAAATATTTTTTCAATAAAAAATAATCGCAAAGCAAACCACCAGCGTCCTATTCTAGCATGGTTTGCCTTTTTTTGTCAAGGGTGGGGTTGTGGGGATTTTAGGGGTTGTAAGGGTGTATAGGGGTGTGGGGATTAGAGATAGAGGGATTATATTAAGTAGTGAATAAGAGGATTTATGATTATAGGCTATGGAAGAGAGGGAAACAAAGGGAAAAATTGGGGGAGGAGTTGAAAAGAAAAACAGAAAACAAGGGAGAAAGATTGGCAAAAAGGGGAAGAATAATTTCAAAAGGGCCAAAATGATAGGGGTTAAACAATGAGACAATCAGCGGCAAAGTGCCAGTAAAGGGGAGAAATACATGAATACAAAAATGTTACAGTTAGTAAAGCATCTTCAGACATACAGTCATTTTTTTGGGGTTTGGTTTTTGTCTTTGATAGTGGCAGTATTAATCCTCGTATTGGCTGAGCGGAAAGGGGAGAAAAAGAGAGCAAAAGAAGAAGAAAATGGGGAAATTTTGGACAAAAAGAAGGTCTCGCCCCCGAAAGGAATATGGAATCTATTTGTGGGGTTATTCTTGGGATTTTTGGGATTATACATATATCTAATTTTTTACGAAGAAGACTTTGCCTATCTCGACAACGCCCAACTAAATTCATTCTCCCTGATAGGGAAATTTACTCCTCTGCCAATTAGTCCAGAAGCGGGGAGATTTTGGCCCTTTGGCCTGCAAGAGTATAATATAATATCCCTAATTAGCAAAAGCCCGACTGCCTATCATTTACTATCTGTTATTCAACTAATTGTCATTCTCTGGCTTTGTTGGAAAATCCTCCCACCAGCGCGGATTTACCGCCTTATCATCCTCACCCTATTATTGATTCAAAACACGTTTGTCTTGTGTTTCTTTAACCTGATATACCCAGAGAGAAACATAATATTTTTTCTGGCAGTATTTATTTACAGCTTAGTAGCCTACCAAAGGAGTGGAAAATTAATATACCAAATTCTGGCTGTAATTTCTGCCCAGTTTATGCTCTATTATAAGGAGCCAGTGTTTATAATGCTGGCCGGCTTTTCCCTTGGCAATTTATTCTGGAATTGGGTAAAAAGGAAAAGTGACACCGAAACCACGAACCTAAAAGAATTTATAAGGAGAAACTCTCTGAATATATGTCTGTTGTGGCTGGCAATAGTTTATTTTACCCTTTATGTATATTATACATGGGGCAAGGTGGAAATCCCCTACAATAAAGAATATGACAGGGAGGCTGCCAACTTTATCGTAGCCTTTTTTTACTATTTGAAAGTCTCCCCAACCCTCTCAATTTTTCTTTTATTTTTCTCCTGGCGCTGTTTTCAGATAGCAAAAAAGAGAGCAGCAATAGAGGAATTATGGGATTTTTTAGCGTTGGGGGTTATGTTGTATTTAGCGGCTTACCTAAAGCTAAAATTGGTCGGGGCCCATTACATGGCCCCGGGAGAATTTGTAGCAATTTTATATGTAAGTCAGCTGGGGAAGAAAACATTTAACTGGCATCAGAAAGCCAAACGATTTTTGTGTATAACCCTGTTAGCCATTTTCCTCATTGTTAATATACCAGCTTCATCCTATGGAATATTATTCCGCAAAAAGTACATGGAAATGCGAAGAGAAATTGCCGGATTTATTGGAAAGCGTATGAAAGACAATCCCCGAAATATAGTGTTGTTTTTTCCTCCCCCCTATGAAAGCCCATATAACACCTTTAACATAATGGAGTTTGTATCTTATCTAAACTATAAAGGCTTTCCAGTGTTGAAAAAGGGCAACGAGGAGAAAGGACAATATATAATTACTAAAGCCCCGGAAAAATTCCCGGAAAACTTATGTTTCCCAGGAAGTGGTCTACCTTTTCAATGTTTTTTTGCAAGTCAGCCAGGAAAAAATGATTTAATAGTTTTCTTGACGGCTACCCCAGTCACAGACG from Geminocystis sp. M7585_C2015_104 carries:
- a CDS encoding DUF4340 domain-containing protein; amino-acid sequence: MRLKTSTICLAITAVFLAFITFSPKLASFFLSAFPDLFPKSLTKSQPIFPFSPGEIKRIKLRLADNKRLEFVRISNQPPQWQMIYPQNTKANDAAVSFLTSLFPNAKREIELIPTPQQRQEYGITSSSPTIHVFLQNGQQYRISLGKSNFDDTQIYAEVVFPDSSSQPSRIFLLSKSFQYALQRDFSEWKQPQ
- a CDS encoding DNA-directed RNA polymerase subunit omega; the encoded protein is MAKKNNFDSNQIMFRTDALLSAASNRYRITVKVAQRAKERRRQELEKENGEESMKPVIRAIIEMSDELTQPEIISDE
- a CDS encoding SH3 domain-containing protein; this translates as MKRGLGGGIIGVGLGIAFSLGMTPKAVMADTAFVMDPPSNVRVVPNGRILCVIPSRVNINVYGYDRGWYLTDACGTMGYIHESQVRLAGQGRGRGDCVVVGLKRGQLALRKSPGGESVAGLNNGNTVDYLAGDFPWYYVRVVSGPNRRVTGMEGWVNANYLYCGD